The Alnus glutinosa chromosome 8, dhAlnGlut1.1, whole genome shotgun sequence DNA segment TGTGCATCATTTGCATGTTGACCAGCATGTATGTGTCCATTGTTGttaatacatttatttattgtttttgctAATTCATCATAAAAGTAGCTTTTTAAACCTCTCATTGGCATGTCACTTTtagtttctaatatttttatcCATTATGGAAGTAGTTAGCCATTTCTAATCTTTGATTAGTGTGGTTTTAAGTTGCTTTCTGAAGCAAAAAGTACTTTCCTTTTGATGCCTTAAGAGGAGCATCATGTTTTCAACTTTTCCATCATTAAAAGCTCCATGCTTGCATTTCTTTCATATAGAGCCTTTACACGTATAGTGACTTTTTTCTTTGCTGAAATTATAAATGGTTCTGCATCTCAGTGATGTGTGTCAAATTGCAGCTTTTGTTCAAGCTGAATCGCCCCTTTGAGGTTGCTTCAAGGGGTTATTCATTCATAATAAGCTTCTCAAAGGCCCTGGCACTGCATGAGGTACTTGATAATCTTTGCTTAATGTACTATTGTTACTtgtcttacttatcaaaaactaTTGTTACTTGTCTTGAGCTTTAATTGAAGAATATTGGTTCTGatttttttccccccttttcTGTTTCCTTTCATCTTGGAGTTCTTCTCAGAGTATTCTACCCTTTTGTATGCGTGAAGTTTGGGTAATAACTGCCTGCTTGGATTTGATCAATTCAACTGCTTCTCATTATATTGAAGGACATCTGGCACCTGACATAGAAAAGGAGTTCTACCGCCTTCTGGGTGATCTTTATTCACTGTGCAGGGTTAAGGTAGGCTTTTTGTTAGTAAAGTAACtgcatatttttcttgtttaatgaTTTATTAGGTGATGTACCAATATTCTGAGTAGCCCATTCTAGTGACTCATATCCATCACTAAAGTATGTGGTTAAATCAGAAACTTTGTTTTAAACATTTTGGTATTTGTTTGAATGCATTGATGCAGTGTTCCACACCGTTTTTGGAGGTTGTCTACAGTTATTACAAAAtgatttcacttttttttttctatttctggCTTGCTAAAAAGATTCTGAATGAGTGTACTTATGATTTTTTGCCAGTTCATGAGGCTTGCATATTTAATTGGATATGGAAAAGAGATTGAAAGAAGTCCTGTCAACAGGTACATAGTTAAGTTTAAAGGCCAAATCCACTTTTAGCATTCTTTGAATTTGGTTGCTCCTAATATTTTTCTAAGAGCAAGCTGAGTTATGTTATTCTTCAACTGCAACAAAAGTTTATTTGATGTCTAGACTATTCTTCTTCCCTTTTGGATAAGAATTGTCTGGAATCGTCCTTTTagctttatctttttattttgagcAGTGCTTCACTCAGCATGCTACCTTGGCCCAAGCCAGCAGTTTGGCCTTCAGTTCCACCTGATGCTTCATCTGAGGTTTTTGTGAAGGAAAAGGTAAGTTTTCAATATAGCATATGCAGGGCTGAGCTAgcaaaatgacaattttatttattaaaattctttGAAAATCACATTGCTCTTGTGCCTTTTCGATTAATAGAACTTGTGTTGTTAAGAAAGATAGTCATTGCAGAAGATAACTCTAGGTAGTCAATTCGAAGAATGAAGTAATATCTGATTCATTTCATTCAAAACtctcaaaatataattaatataggTCTATGTGGTGCTTCAATTAGGAGCCGATAATTTCATATTCTGAAATGGAACTTTTGGATCCCAAACAAAATTGCTGGCCTTATAGAAAATTACACTAGTGGCCTTGTTTCTTAAAAATACAGTTTTAATTCAACTATTAGATAATTAACTTTATTATTTAGGACTAAAACTTGGATGACCATTTTGAGGGAAATTTAGGATCGATCTTTTCCATGACGGAACTTACATTTAATTGTCATTGGGCCTGTCAATTTTCTTGTAAGCTGTATTCATTTCAAAGAGCTTCTTATAGCAGTCTTTGTAATAAATGTATTTTCATATGTGATACTTGATATGCCAAGCgcaaaatttctcaaaaaaatgtGGTAATAGTTATTTTTGCTAATGACTCTTTTCAACTTCCCAAAAAAcctatttgaatatggtttcCTTTGTGCAGATAATTCTCCAAGAAACTCCTAGAGTCCAGCACTTTGGTATTCAGAGGAAATCATTGCCACTTGAACCTTCCCTTCTTTTGCGTGAGGCTAATCGACGAAGGGCTTCTCTTTCTGCTGGGAATATGGTCGAAATGTTTGAAGGTCGCCCAATTTTCAGTGATGGGTACTGAAATGACGCATTAATTTTATGTAAATGTATTTTTGGTGTTGTTGGATTTTCAAGTTTTTATCTTGGCGGTATGTACATTGGCAGATCAGGTTCAGATGCATCCATAAAGATGTCCCCATCACAAAAAATCCGTCCAAGCTCCATGTCACGCACTAACTCGTCACCTGGAAATTTTGAGAGCTCAATTGATCGACCTATGAGACTTGCTGAAATTTATGTTGCTGCCCACCATGCTTTGCAGCATACAATTTCTAATCCTGATCTATGGAAATCTATATCATCTTTAGAGGAGTTTGAGGTATAAATATCAGGCCAAACATACACACATGCACACAGAATTCAGTAAAAGTTTCTTGCCCTTAAGGAAATCCTCTTCAAATTTCTCATGCTCTATAACAGACCTATTTATTTAATCAAATCATTATCCCTTCCTTCAAATACGATGGCTACTTCTTAATGATCTTTGATATACAGTTGCTTCTTCTAAAGTGGTCTCACCCTGAAAAGCTGGAGTCTAAATTAGGCTTTCACATCTCTTTTAATATACAGCAGCACATTTTGATATACAGTTGTTTATTTTCCTGTATCTCTTTTAAAGTGTTAGTTCCTATTAGTGGTTGAATCTCTCTCATATTTTGTGCAATCCTAAATTTGGTGCTGGCAGCAAAAATATCTGGAGCTAACTAAAGGTGCTGCTGACAATTACCATCGCTCCTGGTGGAAAAGACATGGCGTTGTCCTTGATGGTGAAATAGCAGCTGTCTGCTTCAAACACGGAAATATTGATCTTGCTGCAAAGTCATATGAGAAGGTTTGTGCCTTATATGCTGGTGAAGGATGGCAGGATTTATTGGCTGAAGTCCTTCCAAATTTAGCTGTGTGTCAGAAAATACTTAATGATCAAGCTGGTTACCTATCATCTTGTGTGAGACTGCTTTCACTAGATAAAGGCTTATTTTCGACCAAGGAACGCCAAGCATTTCAGTCTGAAGTTGTTCACCTTGCACACAGTGAAATGAAGCACCCTGTACCCCTAGATGTATCTTCTTTAGTTACATTTTCTGGCAATCCTGGACCCCCGTTGGAGCTATGTGATGGGGATCCTGGTACTTTATCTGTGACAGTTTGGAGTGGCTTTCCTGATGATATTACTCTTGATTCACTCAGTCTCACATTGATGGCTACATATAATGGTGATGAGGGTGTCAAGGTATGCTTTTCAAGACATTATGTTATGCTTTTTCATTGCAGTTGGAACAATTTATAGATGAGTTCCGAATAACAATCATTTCATCTGTTATTTCAGGCATTAAGGAGCTCTTCTGCTATAGTTCTAAAGCCTGGTCGGAATACAATTACCTTGGATTTACCCCCTCAAAAACCAGGTTCCTATGTCTTGGGAGTTCTTACTGGGCAGATTGGGCATTTGCGGTTTAGATCTCATAGTTTTTCCAAGGGTGCCCCTGCAGACAGTGACGATTTTATGATATATGAAAAGCCAACTAGACCTATCTTGAAGGTACTGTGTCTTGAAGCCGGGGGATAATTTCATAGttaaaaagttgaatagaaATCTGGATAATAATGGTGTTTATGATGTTGAGACGAGGAGATCTGTGTTTTCATACCGATGATTTTCTTCTTACATTATCCACTTGTCATGCATTCAGATCCTGGAGCACTTTAAGAATAAGGGACCAGTTTCTTAGTATCCgtcttttatttgttatataaatatacTCTTTTAATCATCTAACAAAAGCTTTTATCCATAGGTTTTTAAACCCAGAGCCTTGGTTGACCTTGCTGCAGCTATTTCATCTGCTTTGCTAATAAATGAACCTCAGTGGGTTGGGATCATAGTAAGGCCCATGAACTACTCCCTCAAAGACGCTGTATTGCATGTAGATACTGGTCCAGGTCTGAAGATTGAAGAGTCACATGTCATTGAGATGGAGAGTTATGCTGATGTGTGTCAGAGTGCTGCTGAAATGGCAAAGTCTGATGCGGCTCAGAAAGATGGTTCTTTGGCTGTTGATAAAGATTTTGAGCAGTTGAGACTCCATGATGGCAGGATCGAGTTTCCAGGTTGGGCAAATAATGTGACTTCTATTCTGTGGATTCCAATATGTGCCATTGGTGACAGGCTTGCCAGAGGATCATCTTCAGGTTAAGATTATGATACATTTTTGGTGGTTCCAATATCTATTGTGTGGCATGTATCTATGTTTTTTGTTGCATCCAACTGCTTCGCTTCCATGCATATGACATTTTGTTTGCTATGGGCAGTTACCCCTCAGAGACAGAGTATTGTGGATGGAATGAGGACGATAGCTCTGAAGCTTGAATTTGGAGTATCCCACAACCAGATATTTGAGAGGCATTCTCATTGTCCATCATTCTTCGAGtttaaattatcaaattatgctttcctgttttttatttattcatttcttttttcaactttttgatatttttattagttttgcaTTTGTCTGAATAATTACTTGGCCCAATGTGCAGGACCTTAGCTGTCCATTTTACTGACCCTTTCCACGTGAGCACACGCATTGCAGATAAATGCAATGATGGAACTTTGCTTCTGCAGGTAAATTGTCTTTAAGTTTTTGAAAGCGTACATCTCTATGTATTACTTTGATTTCAAAGAACTGGTGCCAAATTTTAACAaaccaaaaattttattttttccatctGTAACTAGAATGACTCACCTCACTTAATGGAAGATACTTTAGCTTGCTGTCTTTCATTACAATACTTACAGATTAGTAAAATAGTTCACATTTATTATTGTGAACAACACTATGAGTCTACGACATTCTCTTGTCATGATTTATCCATTTTTCTATGAAGTCTACATTGGTAAATGTTCTTCCAGGTGATACTACAATCAGAAGTGAAGGCCACATTAACCATCTATGATGCTTGGCTTGATCTTCAAGATGGATTTGTTCATACTAGAAAAGGTGATGGGAGACCAACTTCAGGCTTCACCCCCCTCATCATTTCTCCACATTCCAGAGCAGGAATACTGTTCAGTATATGCTTAGAGATGTCAAATGCTGAAGGTATTCTCATTTGATTGTGCAAATAAATTTTGGCACCTGTACGCTTCCATGCTGAAGTCAAACAGGAGTAGATGAGTGTCTTACATTCTAAAGATTAATATGCAGTAATGTCTTATATATCATCATAGGTCATTCAAAGACCATTCCAAGGCTTGAGAACTGGTAATCATAATAATACCTGAAGTAAAAGAGGTATAGTTATAAATAATTATGGCGTTAAGTTTCCCACCATAGTCGGAGAGCATTTTCCCTGTAATCTATTTTCCAAACAATATCTCATCTGGTCAGTGTAcctagagcattcctagtagcctcatcaaattttactcaccaaagtagctaaaaatcacttttctctattctggtgagccacttttttaaaattcttccagcagcctcaccattttaactatttactatcactattccatttaaataatattttttttaatatttctatattctttctctatttaatatttttacaaagaatcctttatgtccatgaaataaggacattattgtgtgagagagatgggcgatgggagaagaaaatgagagaaaaggaaaaaaatgtgctgatcatgtgagagagaatggtgaaacaaaattggtgagtgagttggtgagtgaatattactcatcagaattggtgagtaatttcactcatcaaaactttttggttaaaatagtgaggctgCTGTGAatggttttttagtgtttttatcaaattggctcaccaaaaagttattttgatgaggctactaggaatgctcttatatGTAGATCTCCTTTTACAATTTGTGCCAGATCAGGACTATCTACTATACCTCTGATATATTAACATGCTTTATGTTATATACTTCCCTTCTATATTTGTAGCGGGGTTTTAAACTTCTAAATGtggtatttttaaaacagtTAGGTACAGCTAATCCATATTCAGTGATAGTATGGTGCTGATTTTTATAGGCTTGCCACATTGGTTTCTCGAAGGTCCTTTGAAATAGCGATTTAGATATATCAATTGATATCACCTAGGATGCAGACAGTATTGATGGGGTGAAGTTGATTCAGCTTGGCTATATTATCTTTGAGTGCTATATACATCTGAGGAACTGTTGACTACTATGACGTACAATGGGTGAAGTGACAAAGGTCCTGGTGCTCCATTttggatttttcaaaataagtttattttcaTAAGCTCATGCATATTAAAGCTCTCTAGCTTAAAAATATACTCATGTATCAAAGTGTGAAACAGCTTCAAACTAGGATTTGAATGATATGGCTTTTTGCTTCCAGGAGCATGCCTTGTCCTTGCCATGGCTAACCGTTGTCTGGGCATGCCTGCCTCTTTGGAATGCCTTGGCCTTTAAGATTGTTagtgaaataataaaaaagactaaaattATTGGATTTGGTACTGCATTAACAATCTACATAGAGCCAAAATGGTTTAGGCAGGGCAGTAAGATAAGGAAGTAGTAGGGAAAAGAAGTGGGCTTCTTCAATCCATTAACAATTTTGGTATGATAATTGCTTTATACAAAATTAAGGTTcttattttaaatgataaaaaagGTTTTTTAGATTAATTAGAGCTTTGTTTAGATCTACAAAATTGCTGGAAGCGAATGAGCTCTAGCTCAAATGATCCTTCCTCCTACAATAATAGGATGAATGGTGAGGTGCTGAGTTCAAGATCCACTAGAATTAACTTACCAATGACAAATACATGTTAGAAGAACCATTTAAGATTAAACTCCTTTCCTAGTATTTCTAGTTGTCATAAGCTGTGTTTATGTTAGGACTGGAAAATTTGCGACTTGTTAGATTCATCTATGCAATGTTGAAAACCCGCATTGTTAGAAGTTCATTCTTGAAAAAATGTGTTATTAGAAAAGATGCTTGTGTTCTCACAACCTTTGGCCTTTAAACAACGTTAGTATTTGTTTGGTGTAAAATATGTTCTATTTTCATAAAACATGTTTGGTGAAAACACCAGCAGTCGAATGCCTATTTTAACATGGAAAATGAATTCCATGCGAACAACACCTTTAAAGAACTTTTGAGTCTTTGAACTCCATTGTTCAACCTGATCAATTGGTTTATTTCAATTGAGCgacaagttttttctttttgtcgtgCCATTCGATGAGTTTACATGTCAACTTGTATCTCATCTGATTTTCTTGGAGTTTAGAAGATTGAACTATAGTAAAGACAGCTTTTACTGAAGTTCAGGATGTGGTGATGAATGTTCAGCTTATTTGTTcccactagtttttttttttttaaattgtaatctCAATTATTCTAAGTAATTGTGATACTGCTTAAACGAAAGaagtaaacaaaacaaaaaaaaaataaaattaatgccATGAATTTCTCATTTACAAAGTAGTTAGTGATTAATcattacagaaaaaaaaataaaaaaaataatttttgtatttcaACCAAACACTAATATGTCGAAATCAGACTGGTTTCCTTGTAGCCTATATGAAAGCAAATCTTTTCATATTTGTCTTACATTTAAGAATGCTGATATTTCCTTTGGTTTGCAGATGAAGCTAAGGCACCACGACCAGATAGCATATTAAATCTCAGATATGGAATTTCTGGTGATAGGACTCTTGGAGCACACCCGCCTGTGGCTGTAGAATCTCCTGGAACCGAGGGTGTTAGACAGGATTTGTTCTTCAGGAGTTCTCTTGTTTTGCAGAGGCCTGTGCTTGACCCATGCCTGGCCGTTggttttcttcctcttccttctgGTGGCCTTAGAGTTGGGCAACTTGTTAGCATGAAATGGAGGGTTGAAAGGTTAAGAGATTTCGAGGATGAAGTTTCCAAACATAATGTAAGTCAAGGGAAGGAAGGTCCCATTATTTATCGCCAATACTCGAGGAATGTTAGAACTCAGGATTCTAGAGAATCACTCCTTTCCTATCAAATTTTGATGTGGCATCGATTGCAGAGTTCAACTCTTTTAAGCCAATTGTCATATTGTTGTAAGATAGTTGCTTTTATCGTTTCAGTTATGAATTGAGGTGTTTAGTATCCATTCCTTTGGACCTTGTTTTGTGAAAGGATCGAAGTACCATTGAAGACTGTTGAGATGTAGCATGTCCATTGGCCTTTGTCCACAGAATTCTTTTGGTATCATAGGACTTGAACTTATATGTTTCATTTAATATTTGCATGAATTCTTTGTGTAGTTTACCAGTAGGTaatgacttatcaaaaaaaaaaagtttaccaGTAAGTAATGTTTCCTTTTCCTGGATTGTTCTTTTGCTTTATTTGGTGCTTAGAGAGggtaggaaaagaaaataaactattATGATATTGCATGTTTGCTTAGAAAGGGTGATTTTTCAATATCGGAAATTAAAACAGCAGAAAACATAGATTCTATTTTTATACCCTTCATATGATGTTGCCTTTGCATGTGTTTTCTTATTTCTTCCCCACTACCCTCTGTTGGATGAAGAACATGCAGCTTCTTAGATTCTTAAGACCTGAGGAGTACTTTGGGCAGCTATTACTAAATATAAGAATGTGAAATTTTCTATTACTCGTGTATATCCTTCAGATGCTTTAAATTATCTTTGTTGCTTGAGAAACAGGATGAGGTGTTGTATGAAGTCGATGCAAATTCTGATAATTGGATGATTGCTGGGAGGAAAAGAGGCCATGTTTCTGTCTCCACAAAGCAAGGTACCTAAACTTCTTTCTTCGCTTATAAGTTTTCGTTAAAATCTGGTAGCTTATAGCCACTCATTTCTGCGGCATCTTGATCATCCTTTTTTTACGACGACAGGTTCCAGGATAGTTATCTCAATATTATGCATGCCGCTGGTAGCAGGATATGTTCGTCCCCCACAACTTGGACTGCCAGATGTTGAGGAGGCAAATATAAGTTGCAACCCTGCTGGGCCTCATCTGGTTTGTGTCTTGCCTCCGCCTCTCAGCTCCTCCTTCTGCATTCCTGCATGATTACTTAGCTCCTGCATCCTGCATTGCTGTTATCCCCGGTCACTATAGTTTTCCACTCTGGTTGGACCAAGTTTTTCGgttcaattaaaaattacagTTATAGAGGTAATGTATCCAGTTTTGATTACCTAGATATTTGTAAATCTGTGTTTGTTGAGTTTGCTGGAAAATCCGGAgaagttagtttaatttatagtATGGCTGAGGTAGTTCTTTGGGTGTTCTGAACATCCGACATCCCTGCTATGTACAGTGGATTTTGTACTTTCTTTCCATGTACAATATAATGTAGAGATGAACAAAGAcataaacttcatttttttttttttttttttttgtgagaaatAAATTCAGGAGTGTGCTGATATGTTGGATGTGGCTGTGTCTCAATGAAAGATCTTTTGTTTGATCTAATGCATGATTTTATATGATGGAAACATGTGCAATCATCccattttgttttccttttcttttcttttttttttctttttctttcaaaaagaaattggaaTCTTTATTTCTTGGTCACTTCAATACATTTTGGACAATCTTGGAGTAGGAAATCTTTATGTACTGTCAAGTACTTTTCATGATGTGAAAGTGAAAATCATCgttgaattttaaataaattaatctgTATATGATATATCAATGACCATTTTTACTGCCATATCATGAAATAAATACCTAAAAAATAAGCATTTAGAAGTACATGTAACATTCTGTGGGCACAATAGCTACTCGAGTCTGTTGCCATCGACACAATAGTGGGTCTCCGATATCTGCTGCTGATTTATTAAGACTCCCAAAGCATTCTTGATTCTACTGTTGAGTACTTTGACGCTTCTTTTAGCACCCAAGTGACCCTCGACATGTTTGGAGCTAAATGAATTTAGTACATAATGCATTAAAAAATTTGGCTCTCAATTTTTAATACGACTTGACGAATTATGATTGAGAAATTTGACCCGTTTTGATTAAATGGGTTAGATTAAGGTTGTCTTAATATAGTCTTATGTTCATATTTTAATACGCGAACATGAATTGTCGTCCCTAATAAAAATTCTACAGTAACCAAAACCATAATGGTCAATGATAAATTTTGTGTATGAATGCTTGGCAGTTGAGCTTAATCTGGAAATTATATTATCCAAGTCTGGGAATTAGAGAAATGGTGAACACTCTGGAACACAATTGACTTGGATTACAGAGGGACAGATTTGATTACATT contains these protein-coding regions:
- the LOC133875002 gene encoding trafficking protein particle complex II-specific subunit 130 homolog, with translation MATFLAQFQTIKSSRDHLVIAVEDVSDLWPIVKNGFEERLPFKRACLNNKTRNPVFVEKLTSEFILTTDSRLRSRSPHEQSLFWFREPYATVVLVTCEDLDEFKTILKPRLKLIVQNDEREWFIVFVSKAHPNNDQATKLAKKVYAKIEVEFSSKKRERCCKLDIQCPEANFWEDLESKIMECIRNTLDRRVQFYEDEIRKLSEQRFMPVWNFCNFFILKESLAFLFEMAHLYEDALREYDELELCYLETVNMAVKQRDFGGVDRGDDQAALLNPGNKPLMQIVQDESFREFEFRQYMFACQSKLLFKLNRPFEVASRGYSFIISFSKALALHESILPFCMREVWVITACLDLINSTASHYIEGHLAPDIEKEFYRLLGDLYSLCRVKFMRLAYLIGYGKEIERSPVNSASLSMLPWPKPAVWPSVPPDASSEVFVKEKIILQETPRVQHFGIQRKSLPLEPSLLLREANRRRASLSAGNMVEMFEGRPIFSDGSGSDASIKMSPSQKIRPSSMSRTNSSPGNFESSIDRPMRLAEIYVAAHHALQHTISNPDLWKSISSLEEFEQKYLELTKGAADNYHRSWWKRHGVVLDGEIAAVCFKHGNIDLAAKSYEKVCALYAGEGWQDLLAEVLPNLAVCQKILNDQAGYLSSCVRLLSLDKGLFSTKERQAFQSEVVHLAHSEMKHPVPLDVSSLVTFSGNPGPPLELCDGDPGTLSVTVWSGFPDDITLDSLSLTLMATYNGDEGVKALRSSSAIVLKPGRNTITLDLPPQKPGSYVLGVLTGQIGHLRFRSHSFSKGAPADSDDFMIYEKPTRPILKVFKPRALVDLAAAISSALLINEPQWVGIIVRPMNYSLKDAVLHVDTGPGLKIEESHVIEMESYADVCQSAAEMAKSDAAQKDGSLAVDKDFEQLRLHDGRIEFPGWANNVTSILWIPICAIGDRLARGSSSVTPQRQSIVDGMRTIALKLEFGVSHNQIFERTLAVHFTDPFHVSTRIADKCNDGTLLLQVILQSEVKATLTIYDAWLDLQDGFVHTRKGDGRPTSGFTPLIISPHSRAGILFSICLEMSNAEDEAKAPRPDSILNLRYGISGDRTLGAHPPVAVESPGTEGVRQDLFFRSSLVLQRPVLDPCLAVGFLPLPSGGLRVGQLVSMKWRVERLRDFEDEVSKHNDEVLYEVDANSDNWMIAGRKRGHVSVSTKQGSRIVISILCMPLVAGYVRPPQLGLPDVEEANISCNPAGPHLVCVLPPPLSSSFCIPA